A stretch of Eubalaena glacialis isolate mEubGla1 chromosome 10, mEubGla1.1.hap2.+ XY, whole genome shotgun sequence DNA encodes these proteins:
- the LOC133098987 gene encoding LOW QUALITY PROTEIN: olfactory receptor 8B12-like (The sequence of the model RefSeq protein was modified relative to this genomic sequence to represent the inferred CDS: inserted 1 base in 1 codon) encodes MAADNISPVTEFILAGLTDQPELQIPLFFLFLSFYMVTVVGNLGLITLIRLNSHLHIPMYFSLFNLSFMDFSYSTTLTPKMLMGFVSKKNIFSYAXCMTQFFFFCFFVFSGSYILSAMAYDRYVAFCKPLVYMVTMSPQVYFFCGGGEVCGMGVFGAVAHIGNIMFMTFCADNLVNHFMCDIIPLLELSCNSSYINLLVVFIVVTIGIGVPIVAIFISYGFILSRILHINSTEGRSKAFSTCSSHIIVVSLFFGLGAFMYLKPPSILPLGHGKVSSVFFTAVVPLFNPLIYSLRDKDVKVALKKTLSRKIFS; translated from the exons ATGGCTGCAGATAACATATCCCCTGTGACAGAGTTTATCCTCGCAGGCTTAACAGACCAGCCAGAACTCCAGATCCCCCTCTTCTTCCTGTTTCTAAGTTTCTACATGGTCACTGTGGTGGGGAACCTGGGGTTGATAACCTTGATTAGACTGAATTCTCACCTTCATATTCCCATGTACTTTTCCCTCTTCAATTTGTCCTTCATGGATTTTAGTTACTCCACTACCCTCACTCCTAAAATGCTGATGGGTTTTGTCTCAAAGAAGAACATCTTCTCCTATG GGTGTAtgactcagttttttttcttctgtttctttgtattttctggatCCTACATCCTGTCAGCGATGGCATATGACCGCTATGTCGCCTTCTGTAAACCACTGGTGTACATGGTCACCATGTCTCCTCAGGTTTATTtcttttgtggggggggggaggtctGTGGGATGGGAGTGTTTGGGGCTGTGGCCCATATAGGAAACATAATGTTTATGACCTTCTGTGCTGACAACCTTGTCAATCACTTTATGTGTGACATCATTCCCCTCCTTGAGCTCTCCTGCAACAGCTCTTACATAAATTTACTGGTGGTCTTTATTGTTGTGACCATTGGCATTGGGGTGCCCATTGTTGCCATTTTTATCTCTTACGGTTTTATTCTTTCTAGGATTCTCCATATTAACTCTACGGAGGGTCGATCCAAAGCCTTTAGTACCTGCAGTTCCCATATAATtgtggtttctcttttctttgggtTAGGAGCTTTTATGTACCTCAAACCACCTTCTATTTTACCCCTTGGCCATGGGAAAGTGTCCTCCGTATTCTTTACTGCTGTTGTGCCCCTGTTCAACCCATTAATCTATAGCCTGAGGGATAAGGATGTCAAAGTTGCCCTGAAGAAAACCTTGAGCAGAAAAATCTTCTCTTGA